Genomic window (Bombus vancouverensis nearcticus chromosome 2, iyBomVanc1_principal, whole genome shotgun sequence):
TTTTAAATAACTCTCACGACAGCAATAACATTCCTATTggggaaataaaaataaatttcaaaaatgtgtatttcattacttttatacgaattttgttcttcttttaaaCAGTATCCTCACCTTTGAGAATCCTGTTGTACTTGCAACACTTGGTTGTACCTGTGAACTGCAAAACCCTTCACATTTTGTAACAGTTATATCTCCACTACATGTTCGTTTTAATCGACCTATTTCATCATATTGATCTAAAATAATCAAAAAATATCTTCGTTTTACATATACTTGCTTGTATATGaagctaattaattcaaaataaaaatagtacCTTTTGTAATATGTACTTCTGACTGTAGTGTTTCACAATTTTCATCATCTGTTACTTGAGCAACTGTGTCATTCATATATATAAACGCTGTTAATACAAAGAAAAGTGCAAATATAAACATTGTGATAGAAATTCCTTTAAGTGATATTTGTTTTACTTAATCTGTTTTGAATATAGTAAAGGTATGGTCAAAGATTCTGACTGAAATGAAAGAACAGAAAATAAAACAGATGCTTTTATAGGTAACTTTCCCTCCAACATGTTGTTACTTAGGGGTGCTGAACTCCTGCTAGGAAATAATAGCATAGCTGAATCAGGATAAGTTTCCCTTGCTTTTACATTGTACACTGCTAGATTTTTTTCTACTGTACTTTTTCAGTATTTTGCATTATGACTCTAATGGATCTTTTATGTCTTCATACACTGTGGGTGACCACACTAAAGAAGCATTACTGATGTTATTTAGATGCTGAATCTTGTATGCTTTTTATAAGATTTCTTTACTGTATGATTAAAACATAGGTATAAGTAAAAACATggtaaattttgattttacctttttttatttatatgcaCTTTTAATTGAagtaatacaaattaaaatagcATTAGTGATCGTTTCTTGTATCTCCTGGACAATTATCTCTTAAATCATCTTCATCTAGATGTGCTACTCCACAccaaatacaataaaaatatttttctcttaaatatttagttaaaatttcAAGTTTTCCACTAACAGGCAAAACATCATCATCTTCCTCTGTATCACTATTATCATCATCTTCATTATCTTGAGGTAACCAAAACCACATTTCTCGAGGCTTTTTTATCTCTTGTTGCATATCTAATTTCTGACAAACTTTTTGGCTTTTATACAAGTCTGTCTTTAATAATTGTTCTGTTCTTTTTTGTGCGATTCTATCTCGAAAATCCTTCATACACTTATTATCTAATTTATCGTGATGCGaattatctttctttttcctttctttttttgcaaTTCCTTCCCCTAAACCTTGCCTGTCTAATTTTACTTTAAGGCTAATTGGCTCAATCCTTCCTGATCCTGTTTTACCTATGCCTTGACCAGGTTTATATCCCATTTTCATAATCATTTCATAACCTAAgaataaattcataaatttgtataatcaagcattacaataatataatatgcCATTAAACCACAAATGTTagtagaaacaaaaaaaaaacaaacctTTATTAGAACTTGTAATTGCAGAGGATAAGCctgcttctcttttttcttcctcaaTATGTTTTATGCTATTTTTTTCATCTAATTTTGTTTCAATCTGAGTTTTCTTCTTCATAAgttcaaattttcttttatctgcaTGTCGATATATGAGACTCGATGAAGTAGATTTTTCAATTCCATGTAAAAATTTATCTGACATATAATCTTCTGTATCTGACatgtttatttattcgtttattttttgtgacgttttattgttataaatataaattatgttattGTTTCTTGGCTATTTATACATGAAACACAAAGtcttataaaattacaaaatacttaTTAATCactgaaaaaaaagatatacataGCTACTTGAACATATATGTGTAtagtatgtacatacatgtaaaatatttatatgttattaagttacttatattcttttatttcacaTCTCAGTTATAagaagtaaatataaaattatatataatcaaAAAATGAATTGATAttgaatattagaatatttatacATGATTTGTACGTTAAAAATTCCATGAACTTTGTTTAGAACCGTGAAATTTACTACGTAACCTTATTTAGGTTATATTCACAGTGTATCCGGATACAATAAGCTATTCGACAAACATCGATCTTCATATGTTTTCATATAAGAATATTCAAatcgaatatttttaaaggTATTCATTAACTCTATAATAGTTTTATTTATCTTGTTCAGTTATTTACAATGTTTTATGaacaacaattttatatttgcaTGATTTTTGTGAATCGTACGTAAATTAATATCTGGTATTCAATCATAAAAATTTGTACTAATTAGAATTTCATAaacagaaataaattttttatacataaaaatgAATTCCAATAACTCATTGTGAATTAATTATTCCAGTTTTGAAAGTACAACATTTAATAAGCTATTACTCTGAAATTATAAAACTTTAGATATGTACATTATAAAATTTGCGTTATAAAAATAAGCTACCAATACttctaaatataaattatcCTTTTTATTGATCATATTAGTATTTTATCAAGTACTAGCATTATTAGAAACGCCGTGAATACGTATattcattttgtatttttaattaatttttaaaagatttttttataacgatattattatCCTATTCTCTTGTGCAAGTCTATCTGAGTTCACTGATGCATGCGATGTCCATCGATATTTATAtggaaatatttcctttatactacacattttgtattttgtaaacaaaaatataaatatattctttaatacgataaacaaaaatacaagaccagaatattatatattgtatttttctattttatgttGTGACAGTAATTAATACTTCTATATTATAGAGTATTAACCTTTTACGATAGActtaataaatttgttttgctaaatataaataacatagAATAAATAGCATAAaatagacattttttaaaaattagcaTAATTATTTGAAAGAAGATTTAATGATTTTAGTTATTTATGAATAGTGCTTTATATCACTGATTCGAAATATATACAccaattttatagtttttaattCTGCCATTGGTTCTTTGGTTATAAATGCCTTTTTAAATGTCTCTCTTTAAATACGTTTCTTTCTCTTGTGAATGACTGTCGCGATGTAGCACGCCCAAGTGTCTACTTTGAATTTGCTACACCGTTGTAGTCGTATAGATGACTATACTGCCGTCGGTCGATAAACAGCGAAACGCGGAACTGAAAAGTACTGAGTTAAAGGAATGTGGACCGCTTGTATCTTAATACAGTAATGCAGTAGTTCGAGAATAATATATTTGATCTTAATCTAGTTGATCACAACATCACTCGGTTTATCATGTTCGAGTATTGTTGAATACGCATTGTGTATTTCACACTTTTCTAATGAACTTCCTTGAATGTATCGTCGAAGACATCAAAGTGCAAGGGAACTGGTACGAAGGACGAAAGTGTGAAAGCGTACGCTCACTGCTACTTACTCGAAGAAACATATCTTTTGGCTATTCTTAATGCGTTCGAAATATTCGATTTCATTATATTGTTGATGAAACGTTCGTTTGTTTAATTAACCAACCAAGGAACATTCTGGACTCGAGTAATTGACGAATACAGTGTAACTGTAACGTTTGTACGAGGAATTTTATgataaatagaaaaagaaacacCACAAGACTGTTGAGATAGTAACGgaaatttttttattgcaaaaacATGTGAATTCGTATGTCACTTATTATTATGACAAATTTTAAGTTTTGGAAAGTTGATGTATGATCCTCATGTTCAAATTATAGGATCGAGTGTGAATAGTAACTTCCGTGACAAACCAACACGATAGTAAAAATATTCGATGATATTAAAACGCGTGACTTTGAAATTTCACAATTTCCCTCTTCTTCATTATGTATCAATAATTCCTTTTTCATACGAGTTTTAAACTTTTCTTGAAAAACTTGCCATTCTTTGGATTTTACATCGGCTATGGTTGTAGCCAGTGGTGAGTGGGTACAAAATGCCAGTTTTCCTGCCAGTCAGAATTCCAACTTGAAAATAAACTCTATGCAAAACAACAAAATGACAGCCAAAGGAATTTTAATTTGCCGTGATAATTCTCATCCTTTTGAAGAACGTACATTGACACTGGAGCAACCTGTTAAAATTGGTCGCTCTGTGGCAAGAGCCAGAGCTACACCAAACAATGCCATTTTTGATTGTAAAGTATTATCTAGAAACCACGCACTGCTATGGTATTCAGGTGGAAAGTTTTTTTTACAAGACACACGTAGCAGTAATGGTACATTTGTTAATAATCAAAGACTCAGTGCAGCTAGTTTAGAATCAGCACCTAAAGAAGTATGTTCTGGTGACATAGTGCAATTTGGAGTAGATGTGATAGAAAGTACAAAAAAAGTTAGACATGGATGTATAGTTGCaacattaaaattatatttgccAGATGGAAAAGAAGCTAAAGCTAGTCTTAGTACATCGGTTGCATCTCCACTCAATAATGTTTCATTGGAAGATGTGTACAAGCTGAATCAAGTCATGCAAGAAGCCTCAAAACGCGAGAAAGCACTTTATTCTAAGTTAGTACATCTTCAACAACTTGTAGCAAATACTCGAAAGGCTGCTAATCAATCTTGGAAAGCATTGATAACAGAGGATCGGTTATTATCTTGGGTGGAGAGTATGGAAAATCAACTGGCTGTTTATTCTAAAAATTATACGGAAGATAAAATTAGAAACGAATTGGTATTGCTTCAGGAAGAAAAAGTACATTACCAAAATTCAGCAAAAGAGGCATTACAGAAAGTATTACAAGAAAAATTAGAGGTAACTCAGAGATTAGTCCAATTAGAAGCACGTTTAAATGAAACAGAAGAAGAATGTCAAAGCCTTCATAATGTAGCAAAATATAGTCAATCAGAGTTTGAAGAGTTATGTAGCAAATATACAGAAGCACaaaaaaaattacaagaaacTACAAATAAACTAAAAGAAAGTGAAGAAAAAATACAGGATATAGTACAAAGCACAGAGCAAGAAAAGCAAGAATTTTTAAAGAGACTCGAAGATCAATCTAGAATTGAGAAAAATTTGCAGGCAAGATTACGTGATTCTCGATTAGATTCTGTGAATATCTATAAGCAGATCACAGCCCTCAGAAATTACATGCAAATTTTGCAGGACAtgaattcaaaattaataacaaCTGGCATAGTAGATGCAAAGGATGAAGAAAATCCTATAGAAGCCATCAATATTATTCTTAATAAGTTAAATTCCATTCATGTTGACAATGTAGACATCGATTTAGAGACAAAAATGGACTTTTATTCTGTGAAAGATGAACAAGATAATCAAATTAATTCACAAGATATTGATTCAAATCAGCTAAAAAATTCTGATGATTCTTTTTCAAAAGAACAATTAGATGATTCATTGGTTAATAATGATAATTCAACGGAATATATTTTACCACCACCATCTCGAAAAACTTTAGTTAAtggaaatgtaaatataaataatacagatatgaATTCAGAATCTGATGCTAATTCAGATGCAACAGATGATACGTGCAGTATTACCAGTGATGATACAAGTGAAAAATCTGTTATAgaagttaaaaaagaagaaCCTGTGTATAAAGTAGCAGAAGAAATTTTTGTACCTTATAAAATGGAAGTTAGATTTATGTGCGAAGAAAATGTTAAACAGCTGGAAATTTCTCATTTACCTCAAACTGTACAGAAATTAAAGGGAAACGAAGAAACAGAAATGAATGTTGGCAGCATGAGCAATATTAACATCACTTCAAATGAGCCTGTCTCTATGGAAATTAATcaacttgaaaagaaagatgAAACAGATAAAGATAGCAGTGAATTAGATGAAGAATATGAAGAAGAACATTTAGAAGGAGATTATGTCAAAACTCTAAAACCATTATCTAAGAATGATACCATACAGCAATGTGTGCATATCAGAGAATATTTACTGCAAACTTTGATAGGATCTCTAGATTCGCTAAAAGTTGAAGACAATTTAGAATCGCAGCAAACCATCAAGAAAGAGCTAGAAAGCCTAAAGGAATGGTTAATTTGTGAATCTCACGAAGAAATTGTTGAGAAGCTAAAACAACTGTATTATCGTGCCAAGAACGAAGCTCAAAGAATTCAAGAGCTCCATGAAGAATTGGttattttaaaagaaaagtACAATGCATTTGTTGAAGAAAAAGCAGAGCTCTTGAAAAAATATACATCTGTTAAAGCACAATGCGGTGATTTGTTAAATACAACTTACACTATACCGATACATTATGTGGCACCTATTGCAATTATATTAATATGGATGTtgcttgaaaaaatattttaatgtctttctttttgttttttgtatATAACTTTAACATTGATTAATATTAaagtttcctttcttttcccttttattttcgtaatttttttGTATCGTTTGCTAAATACTTCGAGAATACAGAATATAACAAATTGGGTAGCGTGTAGGTTCAACAAAAAAGTCTTGAACATTTTTATACCaacaaaaatattaagaattgtatatatttttccgATATTATTGTTGAAGCACCAATCTCAAAAACCTGCTCTGATAAATGACAAGAATAATGCAAACGTATACCATGTTACCGTTTAAAAACAAGGAACCAAAATCAAATTAAGCAGAGAATTGTAGcaataaatatgtacatagaACAAAATTCTAGGCTAGGAGAAAATGTATTAGAAAAAATATAGACAATACCATGTAAAATGTTCAACATGCTGCCAATCTCGATATCATATCTTCTTGAATAAAATGGTATTAATCTCTATTTACAGATATTACACACGTTTACGTCATTATTTTTTGCGATCAATTCAAGCACTGCACCCTACGACTCAAATGTATCAttacataaattataaataacgttTATATGCAAAGAACGATTTTTATAAATGCCTGTGTCGATATATCCTACGTCTTGATAAACTTTCCTTAATATATTTCTTGTAGAATTAGTGGTTTGAAATCCGTTCTAATTAAAAATACtcgttatttatttaaacgatttcggaattATTTGTGTTCAAAGTGTAAACCATTAATTAATTCGGctcttttgacattttttaatgtTAAGAATTTTAATGAGAAATGTAGTAATTATGATAATGATAAGCTGAAATAAGTCGAATTATCATGCTCTTTGATCAATAactacattattatattatcttttaattgtaaattaaagaaattatttaatgtTAAGTCTTAGTCGATTTTAAATTGCAgctgttttttcctttttcaacATGTAATTATCTTCTgtacatacataaaaaataatttgttatattatatgttatataatagCTTGAAGAATTGAtcaataattttttcatttcccatttcgttatacatattatgtgcttttctttttttattttctgttttccccttttttttattttttactagtAGAATGACAATAGAAGCATATCGATTCGAACGACCTAATAAATTTTAAGACGAAAATGATTCTTCAGTGCGAAATTTTTACTGTGGTTCTTATTATTAAATCGATGTATTTAGCGGTTTTCCAAATATGATGGCCTAGATGTCTATTTCTAACaaagaagaacaaaaaaaaaagacggaCAATGTTGTAGTTAtacttttctatttattctttttatacgaACGCGACTAAAattaatcgtatttttttaattcactaatagtttagttacagtgcCATTGCCCGATCTATTTTTGCCCTATTAAACGCTAGATACCGATCGATTGTAAAAGCGAATGATATAAAGTGTGTTCAGTTCCCCAAAAAAGAACATTGGCCTGACCACTTTATAGGGACGTTACTTTCTTGGtagattgaaattatatttacgaTCGTGAaggtttatataaataataaggtaatattgtatataacattgtTGACCTCTTACCACTCATGTAATAatcattatataaaaaaaataaaaattaatttaactgAAGTCTTTTACTCTTCTTCACCAACAACCTATGTTAATCATCGATCAATTTATACAATgaatatggaaatttattaaataatatctgCAAAAATCAGATATTGAAACATTAACAAGGAAATTTTAAACACATTATACATGTTCTatgttacacatatatacatgttACACATATTCTATTCATTATACTAATACCTACTCACAGTAATTAACATTATGGCTTAATATTGTGGTGCATAATTACAACTCGTACGAGGTGTAATTATAGTTCGTATACGTGTTGGATTGTAGCGTCTTGAATTACCAAATTGTAGTAAAGTTCAGAAAATGCTTCTGTGATATAATACCGTTTTTTGGCATGACTACATATACGCGAACTAAAAATAATCTCCACCGCGAGAGAGTTGCGTaatcgtaataaatattttaatcatttaatCTTTCGGCgatatataattaaacaattgggCAAGGTAGTTCTTCTTTTTTACAACATTGTATACGTATATGccaaattattttcaaagtatAAAAATAGCTTTATTTATATGCGTGTATGTACGTAAGTTGATTAAGTTAAGCATTAAATGTTACAGGATTTTACgcaacaagaaaaatattatcttctctATTTGTTATACCCAGAGATTTTTCTTTACGATACACCTTTGCCGACTATGTTACGTAAGTGCAGAAGGATGCAAGTCAAGCACGTTTTAAAATGAAGTAACAAATTAACGGCAtcatagaaaatatttgaaatgactcaaaaatatatatttatcatatatttatCAATTGTTAAAATAAATCTTGCGTTCCTAAATGTTTTTCTGATAAATAATTCTAAAAACAATTCGATGTTGCAAGAATCATTttattttgactggttttgtCAACTTATTTTATGATTCTATACTGACATACTCGATATCGATATTGTTCTAACGTTCCAGTTTTTGACAATAGGAAAATCGATGAcaatgtattttatttcctaTGTTCGATTTTACAAATTCTATCTTtgtacaaaataaattgatttACCTGTTACcaattgtattataataaacTGTTTTGTAATTACAGCACATACGTATAACGCGTGAGTAATAACGATTGATTAAGAATTCGTTACGAGGTATGATCGCAATGTATCATCGATGAAGAAGCTGAAAAAAAAGTCGGATAGCACGAGAGGCGGGCAAGCGAGCAAGACAGTAGGCGCGACGAATGTAAGCGGAGATGCATCACCTACCCGCGTATGCAGAGATTTTCTGCGAAACGTGTGTCATAGGGGTAAACGTTGCAAGTATTTGCACGAACGTTCCGAGGACGATCCTGTAGAAGAATACACGTTCTGTCACGATTTTCAAAATGGGATGTGCAATTGGCCTGGCTGCAAATTCCTTCACTGCACAGAAAGTGAGGAGAAGAGATTTCGAGCAACAGGAGAATTACCTGCTCATATCTTGAGTAGGCTgaaaaataacaatgaaaaGTCCGAATATCCAATGTGTAAGGATTTTATCAAGGGTAGCTGCCAAaggacaaa
Coding sequences:
- the Pburs gene encoding bursicon subunit partner of burs — its product is MFIFALFFVLTAFIYMNDTVAQVTDDENCETLQSEVHITKDQYDEIGRLKRTCSGDITVTKCEGFCSSQVQPSVASTTGFSKECYCCRESYLKERHITLHHCYDADGIKLMNEEDGVMEIKIREPAECKCIKCGDISR
- the LOC117163986 gene encoding G patch domain-containing protein 11; its protein translation is MSDTEDYMSDKFLHGIEKSTSSSLIYRHADKRKFELMKKKTQIETKLDEKNSIKHIEEEKREAGLSSAITSSNKGYEMIMKMGYKPGQGIGKTGSGRIEPISLKVKLDRQGLGEGIAKKERKKKDNSHHDKLDNKCMKDFRDRIAQKRTEQLLKTDLYKSQKVCQKLDMQQEIKKPREMWFWLPQDNEDDDNSDTEEDDDVLPVSGKLEILTKYLREKYFYCIWCGVAHLDEDDLRDNCPGDTRNDH
- the Slmap gene encoding sarcolemma associated protein, whose translation is MVVASGEWVQNASFPASQNSNLKINSMQNNKMTAKGILICRDNSHPFEERTLTLEQPVKIGRSVARARATPNNAIFDCKVLSRNHALLWYSGGKFFLQDTRSSNGTFVNNQRLSAASLESAPKEVCSGDIVQFGVDVIESTKKVRHGCIVATLKLYLPDGKEAKASLSTSVASPLNNVSLEDVYKLNQVMQEASKREKALYSKLVHLQQLVANTRKAANQSWKALITEDRLLSWVESMENQLAVYSKNYTEDKIRNELVLLQEEKVHYQNSAKEALQKVLQEKLEVTQRLVQLEARLNETEEECQSLHNVAKYSQSEFEELCSKYTEAQKKLQETTNKLKESEEKIQDIVQSTEQEKQEFLKRLEDQSRIEKNLQARLRDSRLDSVNIYKQITALRNYMQILQDMNSKLITTGIVDAKDEENPIEAINIILNKLNSIHVDNVDIDLETKMDFYSVKDEQDNQINSQDIDSNQLKNSDDSFSKEQLDDSLVNNDNSTEYILPPPSRKTLVNGNVNINNTDMNSESDANSDATDDTCSITSDDTSEKSVIEVKKEEPVYKVAEEIFVPYKMEVRFMCEENVKQLEISHLPQTVQKLKGNEETEMNVGSMSNINITSNEPVSMEINQLEKKDETDKDSSELDEEYEEEHLEGDYVKTLKPLSKNDTIQQCVHIREYLLQTLIGSLDSLKVEDNLESQQTIKKELESLKEWLICESHEEIVEKLKQLYYRAKNEAQRIQELHEELVILKEKYNAFVEEKAELLKKYTSVKAQCGDLLNTTYTIPIHYVAPIAIILIWMLLEKIF